The sequence TCTTAACTCTAGATTTTGAAGCAGAAAGTGAGTACATAATGTTTCCAGGTGAAGAAATCACCATAGCTAAAGGTTACTTAAGCATAATTGAAGCTCTAGCTTCTGTTCTGCCCAAAGGTCTAATCCAATTAGGCCGTAAAGTAGCAAAAATTGAATGGCAATCTCAATCTCAAGCTCAAACTAAAGCTCAAGCTCATGAATCAATGGAAAATGGGCATGTAAATAAGCCAGTGAAACTACATTTTAGTGACGGATCGTTTATGTATGCTGATCATGTTATAGTCACAGTATCACTAGGTGTACTTAAAGCAGGAATTGGGGAAGATTCAGGCATGTTTAGTCCTCCTCTGCCATGTTTCAAGACTGAGGCTATATCAAGATTAGGATTTGGGGTTGTTAACAAGCTATTTTTAGAAGTAGATTCAAATCATGATGTTAAAAGTGTCAAGGATTTTAAGTTCCCCTTCTTGCAAATGGCTTTCCATGGGTCAAATTCAGAATTGAGGCAGAAAAAAATCCCATGGTGGATGAGAAGAACAGCTTCAATATGCCCAATTTACAAGAGTTCTAGTGTGTTGCTATCTTGGTTTGCAGGGAAAGAAGCACTTGAGCTTGAATCTCTTGATGATGATGAGATAATCAATGGAGTTTCAACAACAACATCAAGCTTCTTAACATCAAATTTAACCCATTCTCATGAATTGTGCAATGGGAATCATCATCATGTGGATGATGAAGTTAGATTCAGCAAGGTTTTAAAGAGCAAATGGGGGAATGATCCTTTGTTTATGGGATCATACAGTTATGTAGCAGTTGGATCAAGTGGAGATGATATGGATTCATTAGCAGAACCATTGCCAAAGATTGAGAATTTGGAATCAGATGAGTCATGTTCTTCTTTATCACAACTTCAAATTCTATTTGCAGGGGAAGCAACACATAGAACACATTATTCAACTACTCATGGTGCTTATTTTAGTGGTCTTAGGGAAGCCAACAGGCTTCTTCAACATTATCATTGTTTTGGGGTTTAGGCACCTAGTATTATATatcttttttgtttatttttattttataaaatttgttAGACAattaattttgcattttttattatataattttgcatctgaaatatatatatatatatatgccttTCTGTTTCTATTAATGATGACTGAGTATCAATGTATAGAGATTAAAGGAGGAAAAGGAATTACTAGTTAGATGGAGACATTTTTAGATGTATTGCCTTaattaaagatttttttttttttttttttttttggctaaaTACATCTCTATCGAAGAAAAGTTAATTGTCTCTTTGTATTTATaacattatatttttcttaacgTGATTTATTCCTTCACAGTGATTTattaggtttttttttgaaCTTGTGTAAAGTTTAACCAATAGTGAAATGAGAGAGAAAACCATCAAAAAGGTACATCAATAGTATTCAACTagagtcattttttttatattaaaaaaagtttgaCAACCTTGAAA comes from Euphorbia lathyris chromosome 8, ddEupLath1.1, whole genome shotgun sequence and encodes:
- the LOC136204011 gene encoding probable polyamine oxidase 5 yields the protein MAVKKPRIVIIGAGMAGLTAANKLHTCTAFKDKFELCIVEGGSRIGGRINTSEFGGDRIEMGATWIHGIGGSPVHQIARDINSLESEQPWECMDGFLENPRTIAEGGFELNPSLVESVSTLFNKLMDFAQGKFIQSAEIEETAPQSVDFYKIAAKASNGGAGKLSVGSFLRRGIDAYWECLESDAEQVRDSNFCSRKKFEEAVFAMHENVQRTYTSAGDLLTLDFEAESEYIMFPGEEITIAKGYLSIIEALASVLPKGLIQLGRKVAKIEWQSQSQAQTKAQAHESMENGHVNKPVKLHFSDGSFMYADHVIVTVSLGVLKAGIGEDSGMFSPPLPCFKTEAISRLGFGVVNKLFLEVDSNHDVKSVKDFKFPFLQMAFHGSNSELRQKKIPWWMRRTASICPIYKSSSVLLSWFAGKEALELESLDDDEIINGVSTTTSSFLTSNLTHSHELCNGNHHHVDDEVRFSKVLKSKWGNDPLFMGSYSYVAVGSSGDDMDSLAEPLPKIENLESDESCSSLSQLQILFAGEATHRTHYSTTHGAYFSGLREANRLLQHYHCFGV